The stretch of DNA CTCAATGCCATATCGACTATTACGGGGGGCGCGTTTTCTCTGGGCACGCACACTGCGAACGGATTGTTTCCTAAAACTGCTTTTGAGCCGCCCCAGGCAGCCATCATTGGTCCTCCATTTGTTAATACTGACCCGATCATCCTGTGAGGTATAACGCGCTTTGCTATTAATCCAATCTCCCCCAAGTGACCACTATTCTGAACACCGACTATTCCAACGCCGAATTTCTTCGCCTTTTCAATAGCAAGATCCATTGCTTTGGTAGCGACGATTTGTCCAAAACCGTTATCGCCGTCTATCACAGTTATAGCCATCTCATCTTTTAAAGTTTTAATGTTCGGCTTTACATTAATTGAACCGCTATTTACAAAGTCAATATATGTTTTCAACCTCACTACTCCATGGGTTGAACGACCACGCAATTCTGCCTCAGTCAATAATGTCGAAACATACACTGCTTCCTCTTGCGGCAGACCTGCCTTATACAAAATCTGTGTACAAAAGTCGTTTAAATCACTACTTTTTATTAAAAATTTTTCAGGGACCAACCAAATTTCTCTCCTCTCAAAACTACTTCTTGTTCAAGGGAAACTAATT from Cytobacillus dafuensis encodes:
- a CDS encoding Ldh family oxidoreductase; the encoded protein is MVPEKFLIKSSDLNDFCTQILYKAGLPQEEAVYVSTLLTEAELRGRSTHGVVRLKTYIDFVNSGSINVKPNIKTLKDEMAITVIDGDNGFGQIVATKAMDLAIEKAKKFGVGIVGVQNSGHLGEIGLIAKRVIPHRMIGSVLTNGGPMMAAWGGSKAVLGNNPFAVCVPRENAPPVIVDMALSKTARGNIVLADREGRTIPEGWALTKEGYPTTVPKEALLGSVLPMAEHKGYALSLIIEVITSVLIGGLPGYSLGMLSPPQLDRPLGTSNLVTAININNFIDWEHFQIALENLLRTIKESARDEENIFIPGERSEKMREKRLRLGVELTSNIVADLKYLGKEYNVNFPLD